Proteins co-encoded in one Rudaeicoccus suwonensis genomic window:
- the kdpF gene encoding K(+)-transporting ATPase subunit F: protein MAEYIVAGVIAFALLVYLVYALIYPDKF, encoded by the coding sequence ATGGCTGAATACATCGTCGCGGGCGTGATCGCCTTCGCCCTGCTGGTGTACCTCGTGTACGCCCTGATCTACCCGGACAAATTCTGA